A window from Pseudomonas moraviensis encodes these proteins:
- a CDS encoding TauD/TfdA dioxygenase family protein, translating to MSNAALAVKPVSHALEIHPVAGRIGAEIRGVHLSGELDAATVEAIQQALVDYKVLFFREQTQLDDQRQEAFAHLLGEPVAHPTVPVREGTRYLLELDGAEGQRANSWHTDVTFVDAYPKASILRSVVAPAYGGDTLWANTATAYSGLPIELRELADKLTAVHSNEYDYAGAKPDVSAEKLERYRKVFTSTVYETEHPVVRVHPISGEKSLLLGHFVKRIKGYSQADSAHLFGLLQSHVIRQENTVRWRWQAGDVAIWDNRSTQHYAIDDYGTQDRVVRRVTLKGEVPVGVNGQRSQTIKGRD from the coding sequence ATGAGCAATGCCGCACTCGCCGTAAAACCCGTTTCTCACGCGTTGGAAATTCACCCCGTAGCCGGGCGTATCGGTGCGGAAATCCGCGGCGTGCACCTGTCCGGGGAGCTGGATGCCGCCACCGTCGAAGCAATCCAGCAGGCGCTGGTTGACTACAAAGTGCTGTTTTTCCGCGAACAGACTCAGCTCGACGATCAGCGTCAGGAAGCCTTTGCTCATCTGCTCGGCGAACCGGTAGCGCACCCCACCGTGCCGGTACGCGAGGGCACTCGATATCTGCTTGAGCTGGACGGCGCCGAAGGTCAGCGCGCCAATTCCTGGCACACCGACGTGACGTTCGTCGACGCCTACCCGAAAGCCTCGATCCTGCGCTCGGTGGTCGCCCCGGCATACGGCGGCGATACGCTGTGGGCCAACACCGCAACGGCATACAGCGGCTTGCCGATCGAGCTGCGTGAACTGGCCGACAAGCTCACCGCCGTGCACAGCAATGAGTACGACTATGCCGGGGCGAAGCCGGACGTCTCTGCGGAAAAACTGGAGCGCTATCGCAAAGTCTTCACCTCGACCGTTTACGAGACCGAGCATCCGGTGGTGCGAGTGCATCCGATCAGCGGCGAAAAGAGCCTGCTGCTGGGGCATTTCGTCAAACGCATCAAAGGCTATTCGCAGGCAGATTCGGCGCACCTGTTCGGCTTGTTGCAAAGCCATGTGATCCGCCAGGAAAACACCGTGCGCTGGCGCTGGCAGGCCGGTGATGTGGCGATCTGGGACAACCGCTCGACGCAGCATTACGCGATTGATGATTACGGCACCCAGGATCGCGTGGTGCGCCGTGTGACGCTCAAGGGCGAGGTGCCGGTGGGGGTGAATGGGCAGCGCAGCCAGACCATCAAAGGGCGTGACTGA
- a CDS encoding alkaline phosphatase family protein → MPTPPNPVRNVLYIMCDQLRRDYLSCYGHPHLHTPNIDRLAAEGVRFSRAYTQGTICGPSRMSAYTGRYVSSHQVAWNAVPLPLDELTIGDYLRPHGIRTALVGKTHATANVDALQRLAINPQSAQAELLNEVGFEPYLRHDGIYPDDPLFDDKRESAPYTHYLREHGFDGRNPWHDWANAAEGENGEILSGWKMRHANLPARIPEQHSETVYTTNRAIDFIAEQGEKSWCLHLSYIKPHWPYIVPAPYHALYSTKSILEPVRASPSAASKHPVYAAFRQHEESLNFSRDSVRLNVIPTYMGLIKQVDDQLGRLFDFLQSNGRWDDTLIVFTSDHGDFLGDHWLGEKEFLLEQAVGVPLIVRDPRPTADVTRGTVDDRLAETIDALPTFLQALGLPGAEHRLEGRSLIPLLHGENPDWRRYAISEYDYAFQAPARERLDQPIDHCRMTMVRSERWKYLAYDGFRAQLFDLLNDPQELRDLGDDPAYAAVREEHAGYLFEWVRGLKRRTTISHQEIDLRGQRFRYGEPESEKVVQIGVW, encoded by the coding sequence ATGCCCACCCCGCCCAACCCCGTGCGCAACGTGCTGTACATCATGTGCGATCAACTGCGCCGCGATTACCTGTCCTGCTACGGCCACCCGCATCTGCACACGCCGAACATCGATCGTCTCGCTGCCGAAGGCGTGCGTTTCAGCCGTGCCTACACCCAGGGCACGATCTGCGGCCCGTCGCGGATGTCGGCCTATACCGGGCGTTATGTCAGCAGCCATCAAGTGGCCTGGAACGCCGTGCCCTTGCCGCTGGATGAACTGACGATCGGCGATTACCTGCGACCCCACGGCATTCGCACCGCGCTGGTCGGCAAGACCCACGCCACGGCCAATGTCGACGCCTTGCAGCGCCTGGCGATCAACCCGCAAAGCGCGCAAGCCGAGTTGCTCAATGAGGTCGGCTTCGAACCGTACCTGCGCCACGACGGCATCTACCCCGACGATCCTTTATTCGACGACAAGCGCGAATCCGCGCCCTACACCCACTATCTGCGCGAACACGGCTTCGACGGCCGCAATCCCTGGCACGACTGGGCGAACGCCGCCGAAGGCGAGAACGGTGAAATCCTCAGTGGCTGGAAAATGCGTCATGCGAATTTGCCAGCACGAATTCCCGAGCAACACTCCGAGACTGTCTACACTACCAATCGCGCCATCGACTTCATCGCTGAGCAAGGCGAGAAATCCTGGTGTTTACACCTCTCGTACATCAAACCCCACTGGCCATACATCGTACCGGCGCCATACCACGCCTTGTACAGTACGAAATCGATTCTCGAACCGGTCCGCGCATCGCCCTCTGCAGCCAGCAAACACCCCGTATATGCTGCCTTTCGTCAACATGAGGAAAGCCTCAACTTTTCCCGCGATTCAGTACGATTGAATGTAATCCCCACCTACATGGGCTTGATCAAGCAGGTGGACGATCAGTTGGGGCGGCTGTTCGATTTTCTGCAGAGCAACGGGCGCTGGGATGACACGTTGATCGTGTTCACCAGCGATCACGGCGACTTCCTTGGCGATCATTGGCTGGGCGAGAAGGAGTTTCTGCTCGAGCAGGCGGTGGGCGTGCCACTGATCGTGCGTGACCCTCGGCCGACGGCGGATGTCACCCGTGGCACTGTCGATGATCGCTTGGCGGAAACCATCGATGCGTTGCCGACATTTCTTCAAGCGCTGGGATTACCGGGCGCGGAACATCGGCTCGAAGGGCGTTCACTGATCCCGCTGCTGCACGGAGAAAATCCCGATTGGCGCCGCTATGCGATCAGCGAGTACGACTACGCCTTTCAGGCACCGGCGCGGGAACGACTGGACCAACCGATCGACCATTGCCGCATGACCATGGTGCGCAGCGAGCGCTGGAAATACCTGGCGTACGACGGCTTTCGAGCGCAGCTGTTTGATCTGTTGAATGACCCGCAGGAACTGCGTGACCTGGGGGATGACCCTGCGTACGCGGCGGTGCGCGAGGAGCATGCGGGGTATCTGTTTGAGTGGGTGCGCGGCCTGAAGCGGCGTACGACCATCAGCCATCAGGAGATCGACTTGCGCGGGCAGCGGTTTCGTTATGGAGAGCCGGAAAGCGAGAAGGTGGTTCAGATTGGGGTTTGGTAG
- a CDS encoding LysR family transcriptional regulator — protein sequence MHIDLRQLRHFIALAEQRSFVAGAQAVNLSQSAFSRSIQALEHSVGCQLVDRGRKELPPTKQGQVLLEHARRLVSGAQQMANEISQFNGLEAGELRFGCGPAPAAGLIPRAIGAFIGRYPKARVQFQVDDWQSLSKRLLSEEFEFFVADTRQFEADPDYQTHRLRARKWHFCCRAGHPLTAFERITAEQLLSYPLAVSIRPPNLRKVIVDLSGRPDFTPNVECENGSSLLSVVLRSEAIGIVGAYSDALHLAKGELVCLKIEGLADDLEELYTRYGIVSRAGYRLSPLAEAMIEQIKAIDAVDDEVCSLENFAV from the coding sequence ATGCATATCGACTTGCGCCAACTTCGTCACTTCATTGCCCTCGCTGAACAACGCAGCTTCGTCGCTGGCGCGCAGGCAGTGAACCTGTCGCAGTCGGCATTCAGCCGCAGCATTCAGGCGCTGGAGCACAGCGTCGGCTGCCAGTTGGTCGACCGTGGGCGCAAGGAATTGCCGCCGACCAAACAAGGCCAGGTCCTGCTCGAACATGCGCGGCGGCTGGTCAGCGGTGCGCAGCAGATGGCCAACGAGATCAGCCAGTTCAACGGCCTCGAAGCAGGAGAATTGCGCTTTGGTTGCGGGCCGGCGCCGGCGGCCGGATTGATCCCGCGCGCGATTGGCGCCTTCATCGGTCGCTACCCGAAAGCACGGGTGCAGTTTCAGGTCGATGACTGGCAAAGCCTGAGCAAACGCCTGCTCAGCGAAGAGTTCGAATTCTTCGTCGCCGACACCCGGCAGTTCGAGGCGGATCCGGATTACCAGACCCACCGCTTGCGCGCGCGCAAATGGCATTTCTGCTGCCGCGCCGGGCATCCATTGACGGCGTTTGAACGCATCACCGCCGAGCAGTTGCTGAGTTATCCACTGGCGGTGAGCATCCGCCCGCCGAACCTGCGCAAGGTCATCGTCGACCTCAGCGGTCGCCCGGATTTCACCCCGAATGTGGAGTGCGAAAACGGCTCGAGTCTTTTGAGCGTGGTGCTGCGATCGGAGGCGATCGGGATTGTCGGGGCGTACTCCGATGCGCTGCATCTGGCCAAGGGTGAGCTGGTCTGTCTGAAGATCGAAGGTCTCGCCGATGATCTGGAGGAGCTGTATACCCGCTATGGGATTGTCAGCCGCGCCGGGTATCGGTTGTCACCGTTGGCCGAAGCGATGATCGAGCAGATCAAGGCGATTGATGCGGTGGATGATGAGGTGTGTTCGCTGGAGAATTTTGCTGTCTGA